GGGCCTAGCGTGACGGCTGGGAGACTCGCCGGTCGCCGCAGCCGCATCGCCGCGAGACGCGCTTGGCCCGTGGCATCCGAAGCGCTAGAATGGACGCCGTTCGAACCGAGACGGGGGTCGGCGTCGTCGATTCATTCCCGTCCCTAAAGTGATGCAAATATGCAAGTTACGGCGGACAGGCCGAAATCCCCGGTTTCTCGCTCTCAACCTACGAGCGGAGGGGGCTACCTGTCATCGTCCGCGGGACTCCTCCTGATCCTCGCCGCCGCCGCCGCGCTGCGTCTCTGGGGGATCAATCACGGACTGCCCTTCGTCTACCTCACGGATGAGATCATGGAGGTCAAGCGCGCCCTGCAGCTCGGAGCCGGCCACTTCGACTACGACCGGGCGTTCAAGGGGGGGCTCTTCTATCTGCTGTTCGTGGGGTATGGAGCCCTATTCGCGGTCTGGAGGCTCGCCGGCGAGATCCGATCGACCGGAGACTACCTCTTTCGTTTTGCCGCTGATCCGACCCCCTTCTGGATGATAGGCCGAGTCACAGTCGCGCTGATCGCGATTGTGAACATCTTCCTCGTCTACAGGCTGGGGAAGAAGCTCGGAGACAGGCGGGTCGGGATCCTCTCCGCCCTCTTCCTCTGTTTCGCCCTCGATCACCACACCGAGTCGCAGTCCATCACGGTCGATGTGCTGATGGTCACCCTCTTGACGGCGACCTTTCTCTATCTCGTCGAGATCGAGAGGATGGGAAGGCGGCGGGACTACCTGCTGACTTCCCTCTTCGCCGCGCTCGCGGTCATGACGAAGCTGCCGGCGATCGTCGTGCTCCTGCCGATCCTCCTTGCGCACGTCCGGCGGACGAGGGGGGAAGGGCTTGGCGCGGCCGCGGCGCTGACAGATCGCAGGTTCCTCTTCGCGATCTGTCTCTTCCTGGGAGTGACGGCCATCGGGAACCCCGGCTTCTTCGAGGCCTTCGTCCGCGCGGTCGAAGTCCGTTTGGGGCTGCTATCGGAGCCGACGCTGACCCAGTCGGCCGAGCCGTTCCGACTTCGCACGACGAATGTCTGGGTATACTACGTCCGTGCGATGGGCGCCTCGATGAGCCCGCTCATCTTCGCCGCCGCGCTGCCGGGGCTGGTTGTCGGACTCTGGAGGCGCGACCGCGCGGCGATCTCGATCGCTCTCTTCTGCTTTGTCTTCTATCTATTCATC
This portion of the Candidatus Eisenbacteria bacterium genome encodes:
- a CDS encoding phospholipid carrier-dependent glycosyltransferase, translated to MQVTADRPKSPVSRSQPTSGGGYLSSSAGLLLILAAAAALRLWGINHGLPFVYLTDEIMEVKRALQLGAGHFDYDRAFKGGLFYLLFVGYGALFAVWRLAGEIRSTGDYLFRFAADPTPFWMIGRVTVALIAIVNIFLVYRLGKKLGDRRVGILSALFLCFALDHHTESQSITVDVLMVTLLTATFLYLVEIERMGRRRDYLLTSLFAALAVMTKLPAIVVLLPILLAHVRRTRGEGLGAAAALTDRRFLFAICLFLGVTAIGNPGFFEAFVRAVEVRLGLLSEPTLTQSAEPFRLRTTNVWVYYVRAMGASMSPLIFAAALPGLVVGLWRRDRAAISIALFCFVFYLFICVPQREDHVYPRYTLPVQMLLSVVAARFLVSIGRGLPHGRLGTGVRALAPLLLIVPGALQIVRYDMTLTRTDTRTLAKRWIEENIPAGSRILVKGSGYRPSPDTVALWNTAENVEAHLNRLKGDDPRWRETSRYSRRKDSFHIAHLSVARMREGYDLAFFGSDAFPYRSLDEYLDMGVEYIVIDRVEAQGFLNEEGSGRFPEVMRFYERVGRDPRLELIREFTPRGNPGPALELYRVREGPDVGG